One region of Streptomyces davaonensis JCM 4913 genomic DNA includes:
- a CDS encoding AIM24 family protein, which translates to MNQPLAGYAPAPVTARMENHGNHMLKVAMQTGNDLLARVGSMVAYEGFVQYEPNPPAVRQIAKDWMTGEGAPLMKCSGDGLLYLADYGANVVVINLNGDGISVNATNLLAFDAHLTWGVERVKGLAKFAGQGLWNTKISGQGWVALTSRGKPIVVDCGGGENETYVDPDALVAWSPNLKVKGKRSFKAQSLIGRGSGEAYQMAFSGQGIVVVQPSEDSTDRLRVRG; encoded by the coding sequence ATGAACCAGCCGCTCGCGGGCTACGCTCCCGCACCCGTAACGGCCCGCATGGAGAACCACGGCAACCACATGCTGAAGGTCGCCATGCAGACCGGGAACGACCTCCTCGCGCGCGTGGGGTCGATGGTCGCCTACGAAGGGTTCGTGCAGTACGAGCCCAACCCGCCCGCCGTGCGCCAGATCGCCAAGGACTGGATGACCGGCGAGGGCGCGCCCCTGATGAAGTGCTCCGGCGACGGACTTCTCTACCTCGCCGACTACGGCGCGAACGTCGTCGTGATCAACCTCAACGGCGACGGGATCTCCGTCAACGCCACCAACCTGCTCGCCTTCGACGCGCATCTCACGTGGGGCGTCGAGCGGGTGAAGGGCCTGGCGAAGTTCGCCGGACAGGGCCTGTGGAACACCAAGATCTCCGGGCAGGGCTGGGTCGCGCTGACCTCCCGGGGCAAGCCGATCGTCGTCGACTGCGGCGGCGGCGAGAACGAGACGTACGTCGACCCCGACGCGCTCGTCGCCTGGTCCCCGAACCTCAAGGTGAAGGGCAAGCGCAGCTTCAAGGCGCAGTCGCTCATCGGCCGGGGCAGCGGCGAGGCCTACCAGATGGCCTTCTCCGGCCAGGGCATCGTCGTCGTCCAGCCCAGCGAGGACAGCACCGACCGCCTCCGGGTCCGGGGCTGA
- a CDS encoding TerD family protein — protein MAREFQRGHKAKISDLTAGTDLYVGVQISGPGLTFDISCFGLDADERLSDDRYFVFFNQPKSPEESIQLLGTQAGDTESFRVTLDRIPQQIQKLSFTATIDGAGQMSQVGPGYLRIVAGGEEVARYAFNGSEFTTERAVMLGDFYLKDVWRFAAVGQGFDGGLDALLKNFGGEVMDEEAPAAAPQQPQTGATPGFAPPPQAAAPPAFGAPAAPAPAPAPAPAPAPAPQGFAPPPGATPPPAPAPAPSVHAQPTIIAPMTPPTGTQVPPPAPAPAPYGQPPQPQQPYGQPPAPPGAPLPPGYGQPQAPHAPAPPPGYGQPTPPPGYGQVPGQPAAPYGAPQGAAQGPGVAAALDKFRETPTGQRWTQQNKKMVRVDLGIGGQPVLARQGSMVLYQGKVDFSYKGAGFAGRVVGNATGQEMQLMRCTGQGQVFLAENNTMVHPIELQGDGICVSAENVLAFDESLQYEVRRIEGHGIPGGALFTMQFTGTGTIVVKTHGTPVVLPVTPTTFADANAVIAWSSAAQVVVSSQVRMRRNAYPGDTGESVNLQFRAAPGNFIVVQPYEI, from the coding sequence ATGGCCAGGGAATTCCAACGCGGCCACAAGGCCAAGATCAGTGACCTCACCGCGGGCACGGATCTGTACGTAGGTGTACAGATCTCCGGCCCCGGACTGACCTTCGACATCAGCTGCTTCGGTCTCGACGCCGACGAACGGCTCTCGGACGATCGTTACTTCGTCTTCTTCAATCAGCCGAAGTCCCCCGAGGAGTCCATCCAGCTCCTGGGCACCCAGGCCGGTGACACGGAGTCCTTCCGGGTCACGCTGGACCGGATCCCGCAACAGATCCAGAAGCTGTCGTTCACCGCGACGATCGACGGCGCCGGGCAGATGTCGCAGGTCGGCCCCGGATACCTCCGTATTGTCGCCGGCGGCGAGGAAGTCGCCCGGTACGCGTTCAACGGCTCGGAGTTCACCACCGAGCGTGCCGTCATGCTGGGCGACTTCTATCTGAAGGACGTCTGGCGGTTCGCCGCGGTCGGACAGGGCTTCGACGGCGGACTCGACGCGCTGCTCAAGAACTTCGGCGGCGAGGTCATGGATGAGGAGGCGCCCGCCGCGGCTCCGCAGCAGCCGCAGACCGGCGCCACTCCCGGTTTCGCGCCCCCGCCCCAGGCCGCCGCGCCGCCCGCGTTCGGCGCCCCGGCAGCCCCGGCGCCCGCTCCGGCCCCCGCGCCCGCCCCGGCTCCGGCCCCTCAGGGCTTCGCGCCGCCTCCGGGAGCCACGCCGCCCCCGGCACCGGCCCCCGCGCCGTCGGTGCACGCGCAGCCGACCATCATCGCGCCCATGACGCCGCCGACCGGCACCCAGGTGCCCCCGCCGGCCCCCGCGCCCGCGCCCTACGGGCAGCCGCCCCAGCCGCAGCAGCCGTACGGCCAGCCCCCGGCGCCTCCCGGCGCTCCGCTGCCCCCGGGCTACGGCCAGCCGCAGGCACCGCACGCCCCCGCCCCGCCTCCGGGGTACGGCCAGCCGACCCCGCCCCCCGGATACGGCCAGGTCCCGGGCCAGCCCGCCGCCCCGTACGGCGCGCCGCAGGGCGCTGCCCAGGGGCCCGGTGTGGCCGCCGCGCTGGACAAGTTCCGCGAGACGCCCACCGGGCAGCGCTGGACGCAGCAGAACAAGAAGATGGTCCGCGTCGACCTCGGCATCGGCGGTCAGCCGGTGCTGGCCCGCCAGGGCAGCATGGTGCTCTACCAGGGCAAGGTCGATTTCAGCTACAAGGGCGCCGGCTTCGCCGGCCGGGTCGTCGGCAACGCCACCGGCCAGGAGATGCAGCTGATGCGCTGCACCGGCCAGGGCCAGGTGTTCCTCGCCGAGAACAACACGATGGTGCACCCCATCGAGCTCCAGGGCGACGGCATCTGCGTCTCCGCCGAGAACGTCCTCGCCTTCGACGAGAGCCTCCAGTACGAGGTCCGCCGGATCGAGGGACACGGCATCCCCGGTGGCGCGCTGTTCACGATGCAGTTCACCGGCACCGGCACGATCGTGGTGAAGACGCACGGCACGCCCGTGGTCCTCCCGGTCACGCCCACGACGTTCGCCGACGCCAACGCCGTGATCGCCTGGTCGTCCGCCGCCCAGGTGGTCGTCTCCAGCCAGGTGCGGATGCGCCGCAACGCCTACCCGGGCGACACCGGAGAGAGCGTCAACCTCCAGTTCCGGGCCGCTCCCGGCAATTTCATCGTCGTCCAGCCGTACGAGATCTGA
- a CDS encoding M48 metallopeptidase family protein → MSVDPLHRAGMPHRSTTSPPPNGSGASAIEVRRSSRRRRTVSAYREGDRTVVLIPARMSEAEEQRWVSVMLDKLAAQESKRVLGDTELAERAERLSAQYFDGRARPSSVRWVTNQNTRWGSCTPSEGSIRLSHRLQGMPEYVVDYVLLHELAHLLVPGHGRGFWRLLEAYPRTERARGYLEGVVAADRLPHLPGARGE, encoded by the coding sequence GTGTCCGTCGACCCACTGCACCGCGCCGGAATGCCACACCGCAGTACGACGAGCCCGCCTCCGAACGGTTCGGGGGCGAGCGCGATCGAGGTGCGCAGAAGTTCCCGTCGCCGCAGGACAGTCTCCGCGTACCGCGAGGGCGACCGCACCGTCGTCCTCATCCCCGCCCGGATGTCCGAGGCGGAGGAGCAACGCTGGGTGAGCGTCATGCTGGACAAGCTGGCCGCCCAGGAGAGCAAGCGGGTGCTCGGCGACACCGAGTTGGCGGAGCGCGCGGAACGCCTCTCGGCCCAGTACTTCGACGGTCGCGCCCGGCCCAGCTCGGTCCGCTGGGTCACCAACCAGAACACCCGTTGGGGCTCCTGCACCCCCTCCGAGGGCAGCATCCGGCTGTCCCACCGGCTCCAGGGCATGCCGGAGTACGTCGTCGACTACGTCCTGCTGCACGAGCTGGCGCATCTGCTCGTACCCGGCCACGGCCGGGGCTTCTGGCGGCTGCTGGAGGCGTATCCGCGCACCGAGCGGGCCCGGGGTTACCTCGAAGGAGTGGTGGCAGCCGACCGGTTGCCGCATCTGCCCGGCGCACGCGGAGAGTGA